A window of the Haloquadratum walsbyi C23 genome harbors these coding sequences:
- a CDS encoding DUF2617 family protein, with translation MSEEELYLIQSKHPHSLDDIDIKATHETLFSAHPAEFHIIGESHAVSVPALPFYEIFSCQPIRTEQASDTTINTIELCVDTRLSTVYTLGAEHTSIQTTVRIEPFESFLDVGSFTIVYKFDTNAYTAINCISQREYRTYHTYPEHDLTVISCHQICSASNIESRDMIEASTQQ, from the coding sequence ATGTCAGAAGAAGAACTATATCTCATCCAGTCGAAACACCCACACTCACTCGATGATATTGATATTAAAGCGACTCATGAAACATTGTTTTCTGCACACCCAGCAGAATTCCATATTATTGGAGAATCTCACGCTGTAAGCGTTCCAGCACTTCCATTTTATGAAATTTTCTCCTGTCAGCCAATACGGACAGAGCAGGCATCAGATACGACAATCAACACGATTGAACTCTGTGTGGACACACGACTAAGTACAGTTTACACGCTCGGAGCTGAGCACACAAGTATTCAGACAACCGTCCGAATTGAGCCATTTGAGTCATTTCTAGATGTAGGGTCGTTCACGATTGTATACAAATTCGATACAAACGCGTATACAGCAATCAACTGTATCTCACAACGGGAGTATCGAACCTATCATACATATCCTGAACACGATTTGACGGTTATTTCGTGTCATCAAATCTGTTCTGCATCGAATATAGAGTCGCGAGATATGATTGAAGCAAGCACACAACAATGA
- a CDS encoding pentapeptide repeat-containing protein yields MTPEERRHHDITPQDIHATLLSELEAEANDKKEFIGAHIPYLDLDYIDVETDNQYPLDFRHTTIKNGISAAHARFEERVDLRNSTVGGLHAPNCEFEDGLLASKTVFTDVVTLSETVFNGDTVDFTDTTFEQSLVCEEITVAVDMFFEHAEFNGRVSFDGAWFAEQASTIDDNTIFNHAIFHDIASFKHTSFYYTAFQDVTFYDMTTFKQATANGTIRLNGSTFHAAADFDELHCEEDISFGDVVFHGKAFFRGVSVIGGADVLADDFSLANTRFNAETTFERGTFGFTNAEDAKFNACVNFERSTFSDDADFVNTTFADTADFDEVIFDGDVAFTNTTFDADAVFRGAEFNGGTNYIESDAVFNNVTFTQKADFSDTDIVSIEFNRTEFQSDVDFTDAEITETFIIENPVFVDDPYLDFTDATIEEGTIMQPNRGWGHFDFTQATVGDVLLTAADQVDRRELLDYFRFCDTTFDTFDFSQHLEYLDRNNWVLHTFAHPETEFTPALELTPARIEKTYLKAKSSASAQSNIKAAGEFRVKRQQYARRKFTQIAADSAEPIRTRIRNGLRTAENLFLEFSCGYGLRLYRITTVFILVPLIAAILFTFAGPLFETSAGQASLSQALNATGTRTLLLNVYFSYITFLTIGYGGIGPLGLGARFLAAILVYLNVILAGLFIYSLIKRSEI; encoded by the coding sequence ATGACTCCTGAAGAACGGAGACACCACGATATTACACCACAGGATATTCATGCTACACTTCTCTCCGAGTTAGAGGCTGAAGCAAATGATAAAAAGGAGTTTATTGGGGCGCACATCCCATATCTTGATCTTGATTATATCGATGTTGAGACAGACAATCAATATCCACTCGACTTTCGACATACAACAATCAAAAACGGAATTTCGGCTGCTCACGCACGGTTTGAGGAACGCGTTGACCTTCGGAATAGCACTGTTGGTGGCTTACATGCGCCGAACTGTGAATTTGAAGACGGATTACTTGCCTCTAAGACGGTCTTCACTGATGTGGTCACCCTCTCTGAGACGGTTTTCAATGGTGATACCGTTGACTTCACCGATACGACCTTTGAGCAGTCCCTCGTATGTGAAGAAATAACAGTTGCTGTTGATATGTTCTTCGAGCATGCAGAATTCAACGGTCGTGTTTCATTTGATGGTGCATGGTTTGCTGAACAGGCAAGCACGATTGATGACAATACTATCTTCAATCATGCAATCTTTCATGATATCGCATCATTCAAACATACGTCATTTTATTATACGGCGTTTCAGGATGTTACATTTTATGACATGACCACATTTAAACAAGCCACGGCAAACGGTACAATCCGATTGAATGGATCAACATTTCACGCTGCTGCTGATTTCGATGAGTTACACTGTGAGGAGGACATCTCCTTTGGTGACGTCGTATTTCATGGAAAAGCCTTCTTCAGAGGGGTGTCGGTTATTGGGGGCGCAGACGTGCTTGCAGATGACTTCTCATTAGCGAATACCAGATTTAATGCGGAGACCACCTTTGAACGCGGAACATTTGGATTCACAAACGCAGAAGATGCAAAATTCAATGCGTGCGTAAACTTCGAACGGAGTACGTTTAGCGATGATGCAGATTTTGTTAATACCACATTTGCTGACACAGCTGATTTCGATGAAGTGATTTTCGACGGCGATGTTGCATTCACAAATACTACCTTCGACGCGGACGCTGTCTTTCGAGGTGCTGAATTCAACGGGGGGACGAATTATATTGAATCTGATGCAGTTTTTAATAATGTTACATTCACTCAAAAGGCTGATTTTAGCGATACGGACATCGTTTCGATTGAATTTAATCGAACTGAATTCCAATCGGATGTTGATTTCACTGACGCTGAGATTACTGAGACATTCATCATTGAGAATCCGGTGTTCGTTGATGATCCATATCTTGATTTTACTGATGCAACAATTGAGGAGGGAACAATTATGCAACCAAATCGTGGATGGGGACATTTTGACTTTACGCAAGCAACAGTCGGCGATGTTCTACTGACGGCGGCTGACCAAGTTGATAGACGAGAGCTGCTTGATTACTTTCGTTTCTGTGACACGACATTCGACACATTTGATTTCTCACAGCATCTTGAGTATCTTGATCGAAACAATTGGGTTCTTCATACTTTTGCTCACCCAGAGACTGAATTCACACCAGCACTCGAACTCACACCAGCACGAATTGAGAAGACGTACTTAAAAGCGAAATCAAGTGCCTCAGCACAAAGCAACATCAAGGCTGCTGGTGAATTTCGGGTAAAGCGACAACAATATGCACGGAGAAAGTTCACTCAGATTGCAGCCGATTCTGCAGAACCAATTCGAACACGTATCAGAAACGGACTTCGGACAGCAGAGAATCTATTTCTTGAGTTTTCCTGCGGGTATGGACTCCGGTTGTACCGAATTACTACCGTGTTCATACTGGTTCCACTGATAGCCGCGATTTTGTTCACTTTTGCTGGACCGCTATTCGAGACTAGTGCCGGGCAGGCTTCACTTTCCCAAGCATTGAACGCGACCGGTACTCGCACGCTTCTACTCAATGTATACTTTTCATATATCACATTTCTCACAATCGGATATGGTGGCATTGGTCCACTCGGTCTTGGGGCTCGATTCCTTGCTGCAATTCTTGTTTATCTTAATGTAATTTTGGCTGGACTCTTCATTTACTCCCTAATTAAACGGAGTGAAATTTAG
- a CDS encoding sensor domain-containing protein, translating into MLRIIMDFISASSPSKLPVIGVLVDASTYKHLLYLLMALPLGFAYSALFSILVVGIALTVIGIGVLILLAALFITRGIARFERWLANQLLDVELDTYDDVATDTDSTFGDLTKYLEAASTWRGVGFLSMKFFIAVFALIPLFVLANGLSLLVAPLQYPYTARLGEVNDEPVRWSIETFPEALLAGLVGVVGILIMFHLANLSAYITRHMATALLGVETSTVDGKTTSRT; encoded by the coding sequence GTGCTACGTATAATTATGGATTTTATCTCCGCGTCTTCGCCCTCCAAGTTGCCAGTCATTGGTGTTCTTGTCGACGCCAGTACGTACAAACATCTGCTCTACCTCCTGATGGCGCTTCCGCTTGGATTTGCTTACTCAGCGCTCTTTTCAATACTCGTAGTTGGGATTGCACTTACCGTGATAGGCATCGGCGTTCTTATTCTGCTAGCGGCGCTCTTCATCACTCGAGGGATCGCCAGATTCGAGCGCTGGCTCGCCAACCAACTATTAGACGTAGAGCTTGATACATACGATGATGTGGCTACTGATACAGACAGCACGTTTGGAGACCTCACGAAGTATCTTGAGGCAGCCTCAACGTGGCGCGGCGTCGGCTTCCTTTCAATGAAATTCTTCATTGCCGTGTTTGCGCTTATCCCATTGTTTGTGCTCGCGAACGGACTATCGCTGCTCGTTGCGCCACTACAATATCCATATACAGCACGTCTCGGTGAAGTCAACGATGAACCGGTGAGGTGGTCGATCGAAACATTCCCTGAAGCACTCCTGGCGGGTTTGGTTGGTGTCGTTGGGATCCTCATAATGTTCCATCTGGCGAATCTTAGTGCCTACATTACCCGACACATGGCGACCGCGCTACTTGGAGTTGAGACGTCGACGGTGGATGGGAAAACCACCTCACGGACCTGA
- a CDS encoding SMP-30/gluconolactonase/LRE family protein, producing MLDDSLTRRALLASGVAVTLGLTGCAETDPSSTPVDTATGDTATATETALTTPQPDTQASTSTSSLETVVSIPGERVPENMAFDADGNLYFGITVGEVRRLSSDRIGETGLTLADTEQLVTMPGAVGVEIGPDGTVYVAAATQDDNAGVWAAPTDDEVSQLVGISGFPNDILFDVGRSRMLVTESSSGVVYAVGTDGLRERWLDDGRLATESFGANGITRGTDGTIYIAVTQAGETGRLIEVPVQPDGSAGEASTVSETEAILGADGITIRDGDIYVAVNSQNRVVRVDTGGTTETIATADDGLVFPSDVLFDPTSNDLFICNFANQSPDDGAILRKKI from the coding sequence GTGCTGGACGATTCACTCACTCGGCGCGCATTGCTCGCAAGCGGTGTAGCGGTGACCCTCGGACTAACTGGCTGTGCGGAGACTGACCCATCGTCAACGCCTGTTGACACCGCGACTGGTGATACGGCGACAGCGACCGAGACCGCCCTGACGACACCTCAACCTGACACTCAAGCCTCGACATCTACCTCCAGTCTGGAAACTGTCGTGTCAATCCCGGGGGAGCGTGTGCCGGAAAATATGGCATTCGACGCCGATGGTAATCTCTACTTCGGAATCACAGTTGGCGAGGTGCGTCGTCTTTCATCCGATCGGATCGGTGAGACCGGGCTGACCCTCGCGGACACCGAGCAACTGGTCACGATGCCAGGAGCTGTCGGAGTTGAGATTGGACCGGATGGCACTGTCTACGTCGCTGCTGCCACACAGGACGATAATGCAGGTGTCTGGGCGGCTCCCACAGATGATGAGGTGAGCCAACTCGTTGGAATCAGTGGCTTTCCGAACGATATCCTATTTGACGTCGGTCGGTCTCGGATGCTGGTGACTGAATCGTCTAGTGGCGTGGTTTACGCTGTCGGGACTGATGGGTTACGCGAGAGATGGCTTGATGATGGCCGACTGGCGACCGAGAGCTTTGGTGCAAACGGTATTACTCGAGGTACCGACGGCACTATTTATATTGCGGTGACGCAAGCAGGTGAGACCGGTCGACTCATCGAGGTGCCTGTCCAACCAGACGGGAGTGCCGGTGAAGCGAGCACTGTCTCAGAAACTGAGGCGATCCTTGGTGCAGACGGGATTACTATCCGTGATGGTGATATTTATGTTGCTGTCAATAGTCAAAACCGCGTGGTTCGTGTCGATACTGGAGGGACGACGGAGACGATTGCTACCGCAGATGATGGACTGGTCTTTCCTTCAGACGTGTTATTTGACCCCACCTCCAACGACCTTTTCATTTGTAATTTCGCAAATCAGTCGCCCGATGATGGGGCAATTCTCCGCAAGAAGATTTAA
- a CDS encoding peptide-methionine (S)-S-oxide reductase MsrA, whose amino-acid sequence MTLTPTLIEEYDRAALNHDKTETATFGLGCFWGPEAQFGALAGVVRTRVGYAGGRKSDPTYHNLGDHTEVFQIEYNPAVLSYRELLSRVFENHRPNYQASKTQYQNIILLATPDQRETLKTFLSERGFAADAIGTRIERLLGFYPAEDYHQKHNLRTDPTLSDVFDDSGYDDETVRESPAAAKLNGYASGHDIPKGDHLQTALSRTV is encoded by the coding sequence GTGACACTCACACCAACGCTCATTGAGGAGTATGACCGTGCTGCGCTGAATCACGACAAGACTGAGACTGCGACCTTCGGACTCGGATGTTTCTGGGGACCGGAGGCACAATTCGGCGCACTTGCGGGTGTTGTCCGGACACGCGTCGGCTACGCTGGTGGTAGAAAGTCCGATCCGACGTATCACAATCTTGGAGATCATACCGAGGTATTCCAGATTGAATACAATCCTGCGGTCCTTTCATATCGGGAACTATTGAGCCGGGTATTCGAGAATCATCGACCAAATTATCAAGCGAGCAAAACACAATATCAAAATATTATTTTGCTGGCAACACCAGATCAACGAGAAACACTAAAAACCTTCCTTTCAGAACGTGGGTTCGCTGCCGACGCCATTGGAACCCGTATTGAGCGTCTGTTAGGGTTCTATCCTGCTGAAGACTATCATCAAAAGCACAACCTCCGGACTGATCCAACACTATCGGATGTCTTCGACGATAGTGGATATGATGATGAAACAGTTCGAGAGTCACCTGCCGCTGCGAAACTCAATGGCTATGCAAGTGGGCATGATATCCCCAAAGGTGATCATCTCCAGACAGCTCTCAGTCGAACAGTTTGA
- a CDS encoding DUF2250 domain-containing protein, which yields MVSQAEIDRLRLEADTIMTRYRQVETALKEARSKSGDHWETGKLVVTLDTPHQETIEITLNLNSDPASNAQSRYEKAKDLKTELERERDIVGQLAPLPVTPVAYLICYHLNAVEGNYPRSMAGHLDARREQVDELCKKMETAGLLERVESGTVKQRRVKAKQADEVRQHHTYYRLSREGDHLLRFLDEPNGQQNVLRHLPDGHTLIQRLARGGPDYPRMTADELDMEFEYVRHLYRALRQVGLITEYEGSTIKATERKLKPKDETHRKHTYYIVTDRGDEAFRRLEG from the coding sequence ATGGTTTCGCAGGCAGAGATCGATCGTCTCCGTCTGGAAGCAGATACAATTATGACGCGGTACCGACAGGTCGAAACAGCACTAAAAGAAGCTCGTTCGAAGTCCGGCGACCACTGGGAGACGGGTAAGTTGGTCGTGACACTCGACACACCCCACCAGGAGACGATCGAAATTACTCTCAATCTCAATTCTGATCCGGCAAGCAACGCCCAGTCACGATATGAGAAAGCGAAAGATCTCAAAACCGAACTTGAGCGTGAACGAGACATCGTCGGTCAGTTAGCCCCACTCCCCGTCACGCCTGTTGCCTATCTTATCTGCTACCATCTCAATGCCGTCGAGGGGAATTATCCACGGTCAATGGCTGGGCATCTCGATGCCCGGCGCGAGCAGGTTGACGAATTATGTAAGAAAATGGAGACGGCAGGATTGCTTGAACGAGTTGAGTCAGGAACTGTCAAACAACGCCGTGTCAAAGCCAAGCAGGCTGATGAGGTTCGTCAACATCATACCTATTATCGACTGTCACGAGAGGGTGACCATCTCCTCCGATTTCTTGATGAACCCAATGGACAACAGAATGTCCTCCGGCACCTTCCCGATGGACACACGCTTATTCAACGACTGGCGCGTGGCGGACCAGATTATCCACGGATGACCGCTGACGAACTGGATATGGAGTTCGAATATGTCCGCCATCTTTACCGCGCGCTTCGACAGGTCGGTCTCATCACTGAGTATGAGGGCTCTACAATCAAGGCGACCGAGCGAAAATTAAAGCCAAAAGACGAAACCCATCGTAAGCATACTTACTACATCGTGACTGACCGTGGCGACGAAGCGTTCCGACGTTTAGAGGGTTAA
- a CDS encoding universal stress protein yields the protein MGILVAVSDDNQFQTVLNVAVGLADGFNDELYVTHITETENASGDERDFRDEIRESLPETTVSIDIGLEHLSRSGLRSGTAIGKQLVELSESADIDHIVIGHRSKGRLTTAREGHTGFVVADEAAVPVTIVPEAVDS from the coding sequence ATGGGTATTTTAGTTGCAGTCAGCGATGATAATCAGTTCCAGACAGTTCTGAACGTAGCAGTGGGGCTGGCTGATGGATTTAATGATGAACTGTATGTGACTCATATAACAGAAACCGAGAATGCATCCGGGGACGAGCGAGACTTTCGTGATGAGATCCGTGAATCCCTCCCAGAGACGACCGTTTCCATTGATATCGGACTCGAGCATCTCAGCCGAAGCGGGCTCCGCTCAGGAACAGCGATTGGCAAGCAACTGGTTGAACTCTCAGAGAGCGCTGACATCGATCATATTGTAATTGGTCACCGCTCAAAAGGTCGATTGACTACCGCTCGTGAGGGACATACTGGTTTTGTCGTCGCCGATGAAGCAGCAGTTCCAGTGACAATCGTCCCTGAGGCAGTTGATTCCTGA
- a CDS encoding spermidine synthase, translating to MKRLITPSAQTSLHTITFLVAFCSFTYELAYSELLTVMYGGTVTQYGLTIGIFFSSLGIGSYIAKQFDETRPENVFRTELYLAFIAPVGLLFIIWINTAALPQLLPEILLGLLARLPVVGIGVLSGFELPLLLALVNNLDSPSLSPGVRRITNMTDRVINTIIGILFHTSHSRSEYDTYSTVLAMDYLGGLISALIYVFLLYPSVGLIISIFALALINVVAALFFICRFSSRPWGILAEGDRDIITNERTVLVVITIVLTATLGGAVISHQTVDNTLTEYYLEGNIEQEYPPGTVDAEITTQFTTQYQHVVQYNRTWKGSSSNPLFAGQTERCLRLDTAIQVCDSTARPYHNGLVDVPLSMYPNTTDTDVLLVGGGDWIALDHLRQENVSVDHVDIDAEFMQYAKTNSFLTEYHNNAYTYEHAKTYQADIYDYLQRTDAQYDVILLDLPGAKTDDLLPVYSTQFYRLLKDSLTENGVVATWGYSQYTYSSHQKAYFNTVTQAGFTQYQSYYAYDDYTGNGETRRGELFYLFAPDSSRPVITPTNGTQYVRKYQGQYQSKKWRSVPTYRGVRPNTLFNPNYEILIDTQRKQESASNRLSRLQNMTLSDLL from the coding sequence GTGAAGCGGCTCATAACCCCGTCGGCGCAAACCAGCCTACATACTATTACCTTCCTCGTTGCGTTCTGTAGTTTTACCTATGAACTTGCATACTCAGAGTTATTGACTGTGATGTATGGCGGGACGGTCACCCAGTACGGATTGACAATTGGTATTTTCTTTTCATCGCTTGGAATTGGATCTTATATCGCCAAACAGTTCGATGAAACCCGCCCTGAAAATGTCTTTCGCACTGAGCTTTATCTAGCGTTTATAGCTCCTGTTGGTCTGTTATTTATTATCTGGATCAATACGGCTGCACTGCCGCAGCTCCTTCCAGAGATACTGCTTGGATTGCTAGCTCGTCTTCCGGTCGTCGGGATTGGCGTCTTATCAGGCTTCGAACTTCCGCTGTTACTTGCACTTGTCAATAATTTAGACTCACCCTCATTATCACCGGGAGTACGGCGAATAACGAATATGACCGACCGAGTGATCAATACGATTATTGGAATATTATTTCATACATCTCACTCACGCAGTGAATATGACACATACTCTACAGTTCTTGCAATGGACTACCTTGGAGGGCTCATCAGCGCTCTGATTTATGTCTTCCTTCTGTACCCAAGCGTTGGACTTATTATCTCTATTTTCGCCCTCGCGCTGATTAATGTCGTTGCGGCTCTATTCTTTATTTGTCGATTTAGTTCTCGACCATGGGGAATTCTTGCCGAAGGCGACCGTGATATTATCACGAACGAACGAACAGTGTTGGTCGTAATTACGATCGTGCTCACAGCAACACTCGGTGGAGCCGTTATCTCTCATCAAACAGTCGATAACACGCTAACAGAGTATTATCTTGAGGGGAACATAGAACAAGAGTATCCGCCTGGGACCGTCGATGCTGAGATTACGACTCAGTTCACCACCCAATATCAACACGTCGTACAGTATAATCGCACTTGGAAGGGAAGTAGTTCGAATCCACTTTTTGCCGGGCAGACAGAGCGATGTCTCCGTCTTGATACAGCAATCCAGGTATGTGATAGTACAGCACGCCCATATCATAATGGACTGGTGGATGTCCCTCTCTCAATGTATCCAAACACTACAGATACTGATGTGCTTCTCGTTGGTGGCGGTGACTGGATTGCGCTTGATCACCTTCGTCAAGAGAATGTTTCTGTTGATCATGTCGATATTGATGCAGAGTTCATGCAATACGCCAAAACGAATTCATTTCTCACAGAATACCACAATAACGCATATACTTACGAACATGCAAAAACGTATCAGGCTGACATCTATGATTACCTGCAGCGGACAGATGCGCAGTATGATGTCATTTTGCTTGACCTGCCTGGTGCAAAGACTGATGATCTGCTTCCGGTCTACTCGACACAATTCTATCGATTACTAAAGGACTCACTCACAGAAAATGGTGTTGTTGCGACATGGGGTTACTCGCAATACACATATTCATCTCATCAGAAAGCATACTTCAACACTGTCACTCAGGCAGGTTTCACCCAATATCAGTCATATTATGCATATGATGATTATACTGGCAATGGTGAGACTCGACGCGGAGAGTTATTTTATCTATTTGCCCCGGATTCATCACGACCGGTCATTACCCCTACGAATGGGACCCAGTATGTCAGAAAATATCAAGGACAGTATCAGTCGAAGAAGTGGCGCTCAGTACCTACATATCGTGGCGTTAGACCGAATACGCTCTTCAATCCTAACTATGAGATTCTTATTGATACCCAGCGTAAGCAAGAATCAGCTTCAAATCGACTCAGTCGACTTCAAAACATGACACTATCAGATCTACTATAA
- a CDS encoding glycoside hydrolase family 31 protein, with amino-acid sequence MWLELTEVRGTNFERPFEFDCAAKPLNNEHPTPRHTIPISVQFLTEKAVRLVLRPNPEVAEVDSSPLGLPYDEYSRDTNVDINSGDETVKLDTEGISASVATDTASFTLSYDNKRILDTNIDVTNNRGELSVPTIGYKENIVDNYPLEVVQTGFSTALDPAESIFGLGEQFTTFEKSGSRVEASVSQAHGTNSNDTYAPVPFFLSDRGYGVLVETACDVTFDFGSNTPDATAINVDSSVLSIVVFAGESLKDIISSYTALTGRAPELPEWTYGIWMSRNSYESQTQVRDIASEIRERSMPCDVLHVDPGWMDMEAPEMAFDAERFPSPEKMKANLAEAGFRLSVWEYPYINTGTDLFRTAEQNDYLVTDHEGRSYILRRPSYSATRAGIIDFSNPEAISWWQEIHHELIESGIDVFKTDFGEYLPPQTTTADRRTGMGGKNIYSVAYQRAVAGAFEEFDKPPVLWSRSAWVGAQQYPIHWGGDTRSTFKGFRESVRGGLSLLISGFQFWSCDIGGYKPKPSETLYIRWAQWALLSLSHPRFHGKTPREPWMFGDRATKIIIEFAKLRYRLLPYYLSYGCEAIATGVAIMRPMALEFEDYQQVSASATQHMIGEEFLVAPVLSVDGRVKVDLPPGEWVDYWSGEYHVGPQRQRREPNLDELPFFVRAESIIPEDPRVRMHADGPPAELDYRVYPACEGKTTTQFTVRHPEVKNPDSIEVEIDESWQVMTVTTSDSLPPGTVIVEAAANPPNRVVVDDTELDSDEIQYDANERILTFDINSNTS; translated from the coding sequence ATGTGGTTGGAGCTCACAGAGGTGCGTGGGACTAATTTTGAACGACCGTTTGAATTTGACTGTGCGGCTAAGCCGCTAAATAACGAACATCCGACTCCCAGACATACTATTCCAATTTCAGTGCAGTTCCTCACTGAGAAAGCCGTCAGACTGGTCCTTCGACCAAATCCAGAGGTAGCTGAAGTGGACTCTTCTCCATTAGGTCTGCCGTATGATGAGTATTCTCGTGATACAAACGTTGATATAAACTCAGGAGATGAAACTGTCAAGCTCGATACTGAGGGCATTTCGGCTTCAGTCGCTACCGACACCGCTTCGTTTACTCTGAGTTACGATAACAAACGGATACTCGACACTAATATTGATGTCACGAATAATCGAGGGGAACTGTCCGTTCCAACGATAGGATATAAAGAAAACATTGTCGACAACTACCCGCTTGAAGTGGTACAAACGGGCTTCTCCACCGCGCTTGACCCTGCGGAATCGATATTCGGACTGGGAGAACAGTTCACTACCTTTGAAAAGAGCGGTAGTAGAGTAGAAGCATCTGTGTCGCAGGCACACGGCACAAACTCCAACGACACCTATGCACCAGTTCCGTTTTTTCTATCTGATCGTGGCTACGGCGTTCTTGTTGAGACGGCGTGTGATGTTACATTCGACTTCGGGAGCAATACGCCCGATGCGACGGCGATTAATGTTGATTCGTCTGTTCTCTCAATTGTCGTATTTGCAGGGGAATCACTCAAAGATATCATCTCCTCATACACCGCATTAACAGGTCGTGCACCTGAGTTACCTGAGTGGACATACGGTATCTGGATGTCTCGGAACTCATACGAAAGCCAAACACAGGTGCGTGATATTGCATCTGAGATTCGAGAGCGTTCTATGCCCTGCGATGTACTCCATGTCGATCCAGGATGGATGGATATGGAAGCTCCAGAGATGGCGTTCGACGCCGAGAGATTTCCTTCTCCAGAGAAAATGAAAGCGAATCTTGCAGAGGCAGGTTTCAGGCTGTCCGTTTGGGAGTACCCATACATCAATACAGGCACAGATCTATTTAGGACGGCGGAACAGAATGACTACTTAGTCACTGATCATGAGGGGCGAAGCTATATTCTACGGCGACCGAGCTATTCAGCTACACGTGCTGGAATCATCGATTTCTCAAATCCTGAGGCCATATCATGGTGGCAAGAAATTCATCACGAGTTGATTGAGAGTGGTATCGACGTGTTCAAAACCGACTTTGGGGAATATCTCCCGCCACAGACAACGACTGCTGACCGACGCACTGGGATGGGCGGTAAGAATATTTATTCAGTCGCGTACCAGCGAGCAGTTGCTGGCGCGTTTGAAGAGTTTGATAAACCGCCCGTACTCTGGTCTCGGTCGGCATGGGTTGGTGCACAGCAGTATCCGATACACTGGGGTGGGGATACTCGATCAACATTCAAAGGTTTCAGAGAAAGCGTTCGCGGCGGATTGAGCTTGCTTATCTCAGGATTCCAGTTTTGGAGTTGCGATATTGGAGGGTATAAACCGAAGCCATCAGAGACACTCTATATTCGATGGGCTCAGTGGGCGCTGCTCTCATTATCTCACCCACGATTTCACGGCAAGACACCAAGGGAACCGTGGATGTTCGGTGATAGAGCCACAAAGATAATCATTGAATTTGCCAAACTCCGATATCGCCTGCTTCCATATTATCTCAGCTATGGGTGTGAGGCTATTGCGACCGGTGTGGCAATAATGCGCCCGATGGCTCTCGAATTTGAGGACTACCAGCAGGTTTCAGCCTCTGCAACACAACATATGATTGGCGAAGAATTCCTTGTCGCACCAGTTTTATCGGTGGATGGTCGGGTGAAAGTAGACCTCCCACCCGGCGAGTGGGTAGACTATTGGAGTGGGGAATATCATGTTGGACCACAGCGTCAAAGACGCGAACCTAATCTTGATGAACTCCCATTTTTTGTACGCGCCGAAAGTATCATTCCAGAGGATCCTCGTGTGAGAATGCACGCAGACGGACCACCTGCGGAACTCGACTATCGCGTCTATCCAGCTTGCGAAGGAAAAACGACCACGCAGTTCACTGTCCGACACCCCGAAGTCAAAAACCCAGATTCAATCGAGGTGGAAATAGATGAATCGTGGCAGGTAATGACAGTTACGACATCAGACAGTTTACCGCCTGGAACTGTCATCGTGGAAGCCGCCGCTAACCCACCCAACAGGGTTGTTGTTGATGACACGGAACTTGATTCAGACGAGATACAGTATGATGCTAACGAGAGGATACTCACCTTCGACATCAACTCCAATACTTCCTGA